A stretch of the Candidatus Zixiibacteriota bacterium genome encodes the following:
- a CDS encoding DUF2461 domain-containing protein, whose translation MKKPDIVRFSGFSKQTLEFLKNLAANNSKPWLERHRDDYETHLMQPLRALVVELGDLMVSIDPYIETTPAVNKTISKIYRDTRFSRDKSLFKESVWVTFKRPGKDWKDAPAYFFELFSDWYRYGMGYYSASPATMSRFRNAINTRPKEFAKAIAFYDGQKTFTLEGEQYQRLFDADRPDRINLWYQKRSLYLVCNRKVNKRLFSRRIADDLADGFVMLAPLYRFLWKLRS comes from the coding sequence ATGAAAAAGCCTGATATTGTCAGATTCAGCGGATTTTCCAAGCAGACGCTTGAGTTTTTGAAGAATCTCGCGGCCAATAATTCAAAGCCGTGGCTCGAGCGGCACCGCGACGATTATGAAACGCACCTGATGCAGCCGTTGAGGGCGCTGGTGGTGGAGCTGGGAGACCTGATGGTATCGATTGACCCTTATATCGAGACCACTCCGGCGGTCAATAAGACGATATCGAAGATATATCGGGATACGCGATTTTCGCGGGACAAATCTCTTTTCAAGGAAAGCGTGTGGGTTACGTTCAAGCGTCCGGGTAAGGATTGGAAGGATGCGCCGGCGTATTTTTTTGAGTTGTTTTCGGACTGGTATCGATATGGTATGGGCTATTACAGTGCATCGCCGGCGACCATGAGCAGGTTTCGTAACGCCATTAATACAAGACCAAAAGAGTTTGCTAAGGCTATAGCCTTTTATGACGGGCAGAAGACGTTTACTTTGGAGGGAGAGCAGTATCAGAGACTTTTCGATGCGGATAGGCCGGATAGGATCAATTTGTGGTATCAGAAGCGCAGTCTGTATCTGGTTTGTAACAGGAAGGTGAACAAGCGGCTGTTTAGCCGTCGGATTGCCGATGATCTCGCGGATGGTTTCGTGATGTTGGCGCCACTTTATCGTTTTCTTTGGAAACTCAGGTCGTGA
- a CDS encoding nuclear transport factor 2 family protein, with the protein MTPKQVALRFAEAISKRDVDALYDLMTDDHTFIDGMGEQISGKERMRDGWRGYYTMVPDYAIEVTESFESGNIVAMLGEAFGTFTTDGNLKKENFWKVPAAWRAVIDGDKIRQWQVYADNEPIRIIMRREGVLE; encoded by the coding sequence ATGACCCCCAAACAGGTCGCTCTCAGGTTCGCCGAGGCTATCAGCAAACGCGATGTTGACGCGCTCTATGATCTTATGACCGATGACCACACGTTCATCGATGGTATGGGCGAGCAAATCTCGGGAAAAGAACGCATGCGCGATGGATGGCGCGGTTACTACACTATGGTCCCTGACTACGCGATCGAGGTTACCGAATCTTTCGAATCCGGCAACATCGTGGCCATGCTGGGCGAAGCGTTCGGGACATTTACCACCGACGGCAATCTCAAGAAGGAGAATTTCTGGAAAGTCCCGGCCGCCTGGCGGGCGGTTATCGATGGTGACAAGATCCGCCAGTGGCAGGTCTACGCCGACAACGAGCCGATTCGCATTATCATGCGCCGCGAAGGCGTGCTGGAGTAG
- a CDS encoding fasciclin domain-containing protein — MDKMTKDKMDDTKKMTIVETAASNEDFSILVQAVQAAGLESALNGDGPFTVFAPTNKAFEALPKGTLESLLKDKEKLTSILTYHVLNGKVKAEQVVGLDKATTLNGQEVMIKKKDDGVKINDASVVATDIECSNGVIHVIDQVILPESKS, encoded by the coding sequence ATGGATAAAATGACCAAGGATAAAATGGACGATACCAAGAAAATGACAATCGTCGAAACCGCCGCCAGCAATGAAGATTTCTCGATTCTGGTTCAGGCTGTTCAGGCCGCCGGGCTGGAGTCGGCCTTAAACGGCGATGGTCCGTTCACGGTGTTCGCCCCGACCAACAAAGCTTTCGAGGCTCTTCCGAAAGGTACCCTGGAATCACTTCTCAAAGATAAAGAGAAGTTGACATCGATCCTCACTTACCACGTCCTCAACGGCAAAGTGAAAGCCGAACAGGTGGTGGGACTGGATAAGGCCACGACCCTCAACGGTCAGGAAGTGATGATTAAAAAGAAAGACGATGGCGTCAAGATCAACGATGCCTCGGTGGTGGCCACCGATATCGAATGCTCCAACGGAGTGATTCACGTTATCGACCAGGTGATTTTGCCGGAGTCGAAGAGCTAA
- a CDS encoding ribonuclease E inhibitor RraB — MGFFSALFGCGKQDEASDPQVQLNETIQQQASGAREVLAQLRQAGVTDQMERKLEYFFYTNTETNASDLAAALAGKGYAGAYGPADEQSGLFLVTGWTTDILMSDSVVIDWSAEMCRLAFDHDCQFDGWGTYTEESGGPELPWSEMTLKEVKRDELNEQ; from the coding sequence ATGGGATTTTTCTCAGCACTATTTGGATGTGGAAAGCAAGATGAGGCGTCGGACCCCCAGGTGCAGTTGAACGAGACTATCCAACAGCAGGCTAGTGGCGCTCGAGAAGTATTGGCGCAGTTGCGGCAGGCCGGGGTTACAGACCAGATGGAGCGCAAACTCGAGTATTTCTTCTATACCAATACTGAAACAAATGCCTCCGATCTGGCGGCCGCACTGGCGGGCAAGGGATACGCGGGGGCTTATGGTCCCGCGGATGAACAGAGCGGTCTTTTTTTGGTTACGGGCTGGACGACGGACATTCTGATGTCGGACTCGGTAGTTATCGATTGGAGTGCCGAAATGTGTCGGCTTGCATTCGACCACGATTGTCAGTTCGATGGCTGGGGCACATACACGGAGGAATCAGGCGGACCGGAACTTCCCTGGTCAGAGATGACTCTCAAGGAAGTCAAGCGGGATGAATTGAACGAGCAATGA